In one window of Micromonospora cathayae DNA:
- a CDS encoding pyridoxamine 5'-phosphate oxidase family protein, protein MASWSEFAADEPRLAHAIRLLMQQYGQGFGYLATVRADGGPRVHPVSPVITDEGLFCFVIESPKRRDLERDGRYALHSFPPEESDDEAYVAGRAHPVTDRSRVARLAESARARPGADWRLFEFTIDVAMLARREHGGVGGPVGGDGSPAVQVWLDPLAADAAAGNVGLPGQRSGRRRRRAAHRAAA, encoded by the coding sequence ATGGCTTCCTGGTCCGAATTCGCCGCTGACGAGCCCCGCCTCGCCCACGCGATCCGCCTTCTCATGCAGCAGTACGGTCAGGGCTTCGGCTACCTGGCCACCGTCCGGGCCGACGGCGGCCCCCGGGTCCATCCGGTCTCCCCGGTCATCACCGACGAGGGGCTCTTCTGCTTCGTCATCGAGTCACCGAAGCGGCGTGACCTCGAACGCGACGGCCGGTACGCGCTGCACTCCTTCCCGCCGGAGGAGAGCGACGACGAGGCGTACGTGGCGGGCCGCGCCCATCCGGTCACCGACCGGAGCCGGGTGGCCCGGCTGGCGGAGAGCGCCCGGGCGCGTCCCGGGGCAGACTGGCGGCTGTTCGAGTTCACCATCGACGTGGCGATGCTCGCCCGGCGGGAGCACGGTGGGGTGGGTGGCCCGGTCGGGGGCGACGGGTCGCCGGCGGTGCAGGTCTGGCTGGATCCGCTGGCGGCCGATGCCGCCGCCGGGAACGTGGGGCTGCCGGGGCAACGGTCCGGCCGGCGTCGTCGTCGGGCCGCCCACCGGGCCGCCGCCTGA
- a CDS encoding zinc metalloprotease, protein MGLRPNLLTRRVAGVATTTLALLLSTAAVGVAPASAAHADHADEVCAEPVDTHSHAKIKVGGIAKHEPNELTPAQVREREADLVAALAERAKRPGLRQGPVALASVNIPVVVHVIQRDSTRAGGNIPDSMITSQINVLNQSFAGSTGGAATAFAFSLTKINRVTNPAWYPIVQGSSAERSMKTSLREGGKNTLNIYLGELSDDLLGWATFPQRRLTSMDGVVVLSESLPGGNATNYNQGDTGTHEVGHWLNLYHTFQGGCSGSGDSVSDTPAEASPAFECPTGRDTCSTAGVDPITNFMDYTYDSCMYQFTTGQASRMLTAWNTYRAA, encoded by the coding sequence ATGGGACTCCGTCCCAATCTGCTGACCCGGCGCGTCGCCGGTGTCGCTACCACGACCCTCGCCCTGTTGCTCAGCACGGCGGCGGTCGGCGTCGCCCCCGCCTCGGCGGCGCACGCGGACCACGCGGACGAGGTCTGCGCGGAACCGGTCGACACCCACTCGCACGCGAAGATCAAGGTCGGCGGCATCGCCAAGCACGAGCCGAACGAGCTGACCCCGGCCCAGGTCCGCGAGCGTGAGGCCGACCTGGTCGCCGCGCTGGCCGAGCGGGCGAAGCGGCCCGGCCTCAGGCAGGGCCCGGTGGCGTTGGCCTCCGTCAACATTCCCGTCGTGGTGCACGTGATCCAGCGGGACTCCACCCGGGCCGGCGGCAACATCCCGGACTCGATGATCACCTCGCAGATCAACGTGCTGAACCAGTCCTTCGCGGGCTCGACCGGTGGTGCGGCCACCGCGTTCGCCTTCTCGCTCACGAAGATCAACCGGGTGACCAACCCGGCCTGGTACCCGATCGTGCAGGGCTCCTCGGCTGAGCGGTCGATGAAGACCTCGCTGCGTGAGGGCGGCAAGAACACCCTGAACATCTACCTGGGCGAACTGAGCGACGACCTGCTCGGCTGGGCCACCTTCCCGCAGCGTCGGCTCACCAGCATGGACGGTGTGGTCGTGCTGAGCGAGTCGCTGCCCGGCGGCAACGCCACCAACTACAACCAGGGCGACACCGGCACCCACGAGGTCGGCCACTGGCTGAACCTGTACCACACCTTCCAGGGTGGCTGCTCCGGCTCCGGCGACAGCGTCTCGGACACCCCGGCCGAGGCGTCCCCGGCCTTCGAGTGCCCGACCGGTCGGGACACCTGCTCCACCGCCGGCGTGGACCCGATCACCAACTTCATGGACTACACGTACGACTCCTGCATGTACCAGTTCACCACCGGGCAGGCCAGCCGCATGCTGACCGCGTGGAACACCTACCGCGCCGCCTGA
- a CDS encoding TetR/AcrR family transcriptional regulator: protein MAGTTRRRGPALEDAILRAAADELTEHGYAGLTVEAVARRAGTNKNAIYRRWPGRAALGVAAYRHLMVADVELPDEGDLRGDVLALLRGVNCDWSSPAGVVLRSLMAGVADDPELLASLRSAASDGGAQRWLRLLARARTRGEIPDGPVTSRMATVALDLLRNEFVTRGVRTVPDETIVEIVDEVYLPLLRHRQPDVRGNQPAASAG from the coding sequence ATGGCCGGCACCACCCGGCGGCGCGGTCCGGCGCTCGAGGACGCGATCCTCCGGGCCGCCGCCGACGAACTCACCGAACACGGGTACGCGGGCCTCACCGTGGAGGCGGTCGCCCGGCGGGCCGGTACGAACAAGAACGCGATCTACCGGCGCTGGCCCGGTCGGGCCGCTCTCGGGGTGGCCGCGTACCGGCACCTGATGGTGGCCGACGTCGAACTCCCCGACGAGGGTGATCTCCGCGGCGACGTGTTGGCGCTGCTACGCGGGGTGAACTGCGACTGGTCGTCCCCGGCCGGCGTCGTCCTCCGCAGCCTGATGGCCGGCGTGGCCGACGACCCCGAACTGTTGGCCAGCCTGCGGAGCGCGGCATCGGACGGCGGTGCCCAGCGGTGGCTCCGGCTGCTCGCCCGCGCCCGGACCCGGGGCGAGATCCCCGACGGACCGGTCACCAGCCGGATGGCCACGGTCGCGCTGGACCTGCTCCGCAACGAGTTCGTCACCCGGGGCGTCCGCACCGTTCCGGACGAGACGATCGTCGAGATCGTCGACGAGGTCTACCTGCCGCTGCTCCGCCACCGGCAGCCGGACGTCCGAGGCAATCAGCCCGCGGCGTCCGCCGGCTGA